In one window of Saprospiraceae bacterium DNA:
- a CDS encoding glycosyltransferase family protein, with protein sequence MSKIVTLIQARTGSKRFPAKILKPVLDQTMLYRMVERVRHSESCSEVVVITTDLPEDRIIEKICEKQGWSCYRGSELDLLDRHYKAAKYFGADIVLKIPSDCPLIDPAIIDKTVQFYLNHSFDYVSNLHPPTYPDGNDVEVFSMDTLEYTWVTAQKDFEREHTTPFIWENRDLFYVGNVFWESGSNFSMTHRFTLDYPEDYQFINAIYNKLYPVQPHFTLCDILELLENEPQLKEINSKYAGVNWYRHHLKDLKTISEVETKIQTELCK encoded by the coding sequence ATGAGTAAAATTGTAACATTAATTCAAGCGAGGACGGGATCAAAAAGATTTCCTGCTAAAATACTTAAGCCAGTCCTGGATCAAACCATGTTATACAGAATGGTGGAAAGAGTGCGACATTCTGAAAGCTGTAGTGAGGTTGTTGTCATCACGACAGATCTTCCTGAGGATAGGATTATTGAAAAAATATGCGAAAAGCAAGGTTGGAGTTGTTACCGGGGTAGTGAACTCGATTTGTTGGATCGTCATTATAAGGCTGCCAAATATTTTGGAGCCGATATAGTCCTGAAAATTCCTTCGGATTGTCCTCTAATCGATCCTGCCATTATCGATAAAACTGTGCAATTTTATTTAAATCATTCATTTGACTATGTAAGTAATTTACATCCTCCAACTTATCCAGACGGAAATGATGTTGAAGTTTTTAGTATGGACACTCTTGAATACACTTGGGTAACAGCACAAAAGGATTTTGAAAGAGAACATACAACGCCTTTTATTTGGGAAAACAGAGACCTTTTTTACGTGGGAAATGTTTTTTGGGAATCGGGTTCAAATTTTTCTATGACGCACCGGTTTACTTTAGATTATCCGGAAGACTATCAGTTTATCAATGCTATTTACAATAAACTTTATCCGGTTCAGCCTCATTTTACATTGTGCGATATCCTGGAATTGCTCGAGAACGAACCACAGCTTAAAGAAATTAATTCAAAATATGCAGGTGTAAATTGGTATCGTCATCATTTGAAAGACCTCAAGACAATTTCTGAAGTTGAAACCAAAATTCAAACAGAATTATGCAAATAG